One part of the Cottoperca gobio chromosome 14, fCotGob3.1, whole genome shotgun sequence genome encodes these proteins:
- the LOC115019057 gene encoding POU domain, class 2, transcription factor 3-like, translating to MSTDAVEQSEAPAEQADLEQNGINFNRQIKTEEIIDSHHSAAALKTCHLIQSSPVAGGQLSGELTSLHTMQQLVLMPPSHLTSASPFLLSPSPTSHQALLQQNLLSQTNLLQHQPGLALTPQAMSRSGLAGPSMENHMDMSQLQMHKHMSVPPHEEPSDLEELEQFAKTFKQRRIKLGFTQGDVGLAMGKLYGNDFSQTTISRFEALNLSFKNMCKLKPLLEKWLSDAENSPSDSMSTSTSLPPLIEGYGRKRKKRTSIETNIKLTLEKRFLDNPKPNSEEITQISEQLAMEKEVVRVWFCNRRQKEKRIYCPVTSLSVKSHSYNSRMASASRSYSPLASGGKYFSPNSSPNSASREASPNGLSTAAVSLASQVNPASYSTTGSWYRTWNPAPYHH from the exons ATGAGCACAGACGCGGTGGAGCAGTCGGAGGCTCCAGCCGAGCAGGCAG ATTTGg AGCAAAACGGAATCAACTTCAATCGACAG ATAAAGACCGAGGAGATCATCGACTCGCATCATTCAGCCGCCGCACTGAAGACATGTCACCTGATACAGAGCTCTCCTGTGGCTGGAGGGCAGCTGTCTGGg GAGCTCACCTCTCTACACACCATGCAGCAGCTGGTGCTGATGCCACCGTCTCACCTGACGTCTGCCTCCCCCTTCCTGCTCTCCCCCAGCCCCACCAGCCACCAAG CTCTTCTGCAGCAGAACCTGCTGAGTCAAACAAATCTCCTTCAGCACCAACCTGGACTGGCTCTGACTCCACAG GCTATGAGTCGCTCTGGTCTGGCCGGGCCGTCTATGGAGAACCACATGGACATGTCCCAGCTgcagatgcacaaacacatgtcaGTGCCACCACACGAGGAACCCAGTGATCTGGAAGAACTGGAGCAGTTTgctaaaacattcaaacaaagacGCATCAAACTGGGCTTCACACAG GGAGACGTGGGGCTCGCGATGGGAAAGCTGTACGGGAATGATTTCAGCCAGACTACGATCTCTCGCTTCGAGGCTCTCAACCTCAGCTTCAAAAACATGTGCAAGCTCAAACCTCTGCTGGAGAAATGGCTGAGTGACGCAG AGAACTCTCCTTCTGACTCGATGAGTACCTCCACCTCTCTGCCGCCCCTGATCGAGGGCTACGGACGCAAACGGAAAAAGAGGACGAGCATTGAAACGAACATCAAGCTGACTCTGGAGAAACGTTTCCTGGAT AACCCAAAGCCCAACTCCGAGGAGATAACACAGATCTCGGAGCAGCTCGCCATGGAGAAGGAGGTGGTTCGGGTTTGGTTCTGTAATCGGCgccagaaggagaagaggatcTACTGCCCGGTGACGAGTCTGTCAGTCAAGTCACACAGCTACAACTCCAGAATG GCCTCGGCATCCAGATCGTACAGTCCGCTGGCTTCAGGAGGCAAGTACT TTTCACCAAATTCCTCTCCAAACAGTGCAAGTCGTGAAGCTTCTCCCAACGGTCTGTCCACAGCCGCCGTCTCTTTAGCGTCTCAGGTCAACCCAGCGTCCTACAGCACAACAGG GTCCTGGTACCGGACATGGAATCCTGCACCGTATCATCACTGA